The proteins below are encoded in one region of Coffea arabica cultivar ET-39 chromosome 4c, Coffea Arabica ET-39 HiFi, whole genome shotgun sequence:
- the LOC113740323 gene encoding PIGF/3-ketodihydrosphingosine reductase fusion protein isoform X2 produces MEAQTRNKMAKKETGASDVRIDSVVITPWKALLTHVTCGVGLGVAFHAAHNFYSINLIQNPAKTLRLIWVIEAPVVILLYSLFRHRPNQCSYLKAVVRGLLALPAGAVVNALGAIALGSPMIQNFNRTLHWSLLMSVLTCVPTASVFGSSWADWHRIFAHTKPSGPVEYMICLPAHGAVIGAWFGAWPMPLDWERPWQDWPVCVSYGALAGYCVGMAAAFGFVCFGNNRRHVKGD; encoded by the exons ATGGAAGCCCAGACTAGGA ACAAAATGGCGAAGAAGGAGACTGGAGCTTCTGATGTGCGAATTGACAGCGTAGTAATAACACCATGGAAGGCCCTTCTAACACACGTAACCTGCGGAGTAGGCTTAGGAGTAGCTTTCCATGCTGCCCATAATTTCTACTCCATCAATTTGATTCAAAATCCGGCAAAAACCCTCCGTCTGATCTGG GTTATTGAAGCTCCAGTCGTGATTCTGCTGTACAGTCTCTTTCGACATCGTCCAAATCAATGCTCT TACTTGAAAGCCGTAGTACGAGGTTTGTTGGCACTACCTGCTG GGGCAGTAGTGAATGCACTTGGAGCTATAGCATTGGGATCACCCATGATTCA GAACTTCAACAGGACCCTCCACTGGTCTCTTCTGATGTCAGTGCTTACT TGTGTCCCAACAGCTTCTGTGTTTGGTTCTTCTTGGGCTGACTGGCACCGCATATTTGCTCACACAAA GCCAAGTGGACCTGTAGAGTACATGATCTGCCTACCTGCTCATGGAGCTGTCATTGGAGCATGGTTTGGCGCTTGGCCAATGCCACTTGACTGGGAAAGACCATGGCAG GACTGGCCGGTTTGTGTGAGTTATGGAGCTTTGGCTGGGTATTGTGTCGGGATGGCAGCAGCTTTTGGTTTTGTCTGTTTCGGAAATAATCGAAGGCATGTAAAAGGAGACTAA
- the LOC113740323 gene encoding PIGF/3-ketodihydrosphingosine reductase fusion protein isoform X1 produces the protein MDLGASGEEGQNWLLLFDKMAKKETGASDVRIDSVVITPWKALLTHVTCGVGLGVAFHAAHNFYSINLIQNPAKTLRLIWVIEAPVVILLYSLFRHRPNQCSYLKAVVRGLLALPAGAVVNALGAIALGSPMIQNFNRTLHWSLLMSVLTCVPTASVFGSSWADWHRIFAHTKPSGPVEYMICLPAHGAVIGAWFGAWPMPLDWERPWQDWPVCVSYGALAGYCVGMAAAFGFVCFGNNRRHVKGD, from the exons ATGGATTTGGGTGCAAGTGGAGAAGAAGGCCAAAACTGGTTACTTTTATTTG ACAAAATGGCGAAGAAGGAGACTGGAGCTTCTGATGTGCGAATTGACAGCGTAGTAATAACACCATGGAAGGCCCTTCTAACACACGTAACCTGCGGAGTAGGCTTAGGAGTAGCTTTCCATGCTGCCCATAATTTCTACTCCATCAATTTGATTCAAAATCCGGCAAAAACCCTCCGTCTGATCTGG GTTATTGAAGCTCCAGTCGTGATTCTGCTGTACAGTCTCTTTCGACATCGTCCAAATCAATGCTCT TACTTGAAAGCCGTAGTACGAGGTTTGTTGGCACTACCTGCTG GGGCAGTAGTGAATGCACTTGGAGCTATAGCATTGGGATCACCCATGATTCA GAACTTCAACAGGACCCTCCACTGGTCTCTTCTGATGTCAGTGCTTACT TGTGTCCCAACAGCTTCTGTGTTTGGTTCTTCTTGGGCTGACTGGCACCGCATATTTGCTCACACAAA GCCAAGTGGACCTGTAGAGTACATGATCTGCCTACCTGCTCATGGAGCTGTCATTGGAGCATGGTTTGGCGCTTGGCCAATGCCACTTGACTGGGAAAGACCATGGCAG GACTGGCCGGTTTGTGTGAGTTATGGAGCTTTGGCTGGGTATTGTGTCGGGATGGCAGCAGCTTTTGGTTTTGTCTGTTTCGGAAATAATCGAAGGCATGTAAAAGGAGACTAA
- the LOC113739673 gene encoding calnexin homolog: MERMKRKPNLRYLLLMLVVGCFFSELKASSNSEFYESFEEAIEGRWVVSQKEDYKGVWKREKSEGHDDYGLLVSEKAKKYAIVKELDEPADLKDGTVVLQYEVRLQEGLECGGAYLKYLRPQDAGWTSKEFDNESPYSIMFGPDKCGATNKVHFILKHKNPKTGEFIEHHLKFPPSVPSDKLTHIYTAILKPDNELRILIDGEEKKKADFLSAEDFEPPLIPSKTIPDPDDKKPEDWDERAKIPDPDATKPDDWDEDAPLEIVDEDAVKPEGWLDDEPEEIDDPEATKPEDWDDEEDGEWEAPKIDNPKCAEGPGCGEWKRPMKRNPAYKGKWHAPMIDNPNYKGIWKPQEIPNPSYFELDRPDFEPIAAIGIEIWTMQDGILFDNILIASDEKVAESYRTTTWKPKFEVEKEKQKAEEAAADTGALKGFQKTVFDLLYKVADLPFLGEHKLKVLDLLEKAEKQPNLTIGVIISIIVVIFTLLLKIIFGGKKPARAREEPEKTDAPESSSNQETTEETTEEKEEPNEDAGAAPRRRIRRDN, encoded by the exons ATGGAAAGAATGAAGCGAAAACCTAATCTGCGGTATTTGCTGCTGATGCTTGTTGTCGGATGCTTTTTCTCGGAGCTCAAGGCGTCGTCTAATTCT GAATTTTACGAGTCGTTTGAGGAGGCAATCGAGGGGAGATGGGTTGTTTCTCAGAAGGAGGATTATAAAg GTGTATGGAAACGTGAAAAGAGTGAGGGACATGATGATTATGGGCTTCTTGTCAGTGAGAAGGCAAAGAAGTATGCTATCGTAAAGGAGCTGGATGAGCCTGCTGATCTTAAGGATGGAACTGTTGTCCTCCAGTATGAAGTTCGCCTTCAGGAAGGATTGGAATGTGGTGGTGCCTATCTTAAGTACCTTCGACCCCAGGATGCTGGGTGGACGTCCAAGGAATTTGATAATGAATCTCCATACTCCATTATGTTTGGACCTGATAAATGTGGAGCCACGAACAAGGTTCATTTCATCTTGAAGCATAAGAACCCCAAGACTGGAGAGTTCATTGAGCACCATCTTAAGTTTCCACCCTCTGTTCCTTCTGACAAATTAACTCATATCTACACTGCCATTTTGAAACCTGACAATGAGTTGCGGATCTTGATTGATggagaggagaagaagaaggcaGACTTTCTCTCAGCTGAAGATTTTGAACCACCACTTATCCCTTCCAAGACAATTCCTGATCCAGATGATAAGAAGCCTGAGGACTGGGATGAGAGGGCCAAGATTCCAGACCCTGATGCCACAAAGCCAGATGACTGGGATGAGGATGCACCACTTGAAATTGTGGATGAGGATGCTGTAAAGCCTGAAGGGTGGTTGGATGATGAGCCTGAGGAGATTGATGATCCTGAGGCAACAAAACCAGAAGACTGGGATGATGAAGAGGATGGTGAGTGGGAGGCTCCCAAAATTGACAACCCCAAGTGTGCTGAAGGCCCTGGTTGTGGTGAGTGGAAGAGACCAATGAAGAGGAATCCTGCTTATAAGGGAAAATGGCATGCACCAATGATTGATAATCCCAATTACAAGGGTATTTGGAAGCCACAGGAAATACCAAATCCAAGCTACTTTGAGCTTGATAGGCCTGATTTTGAGCCTATTGCTGCTATCGGCATTGAGATTTGGACAATGCAAGATGGTATCTTGTTTGATAACATTCTGATAGCAAGTGATGAAAAGGTTGCAGAATCATACCGAACAACTACTTGGAAGCCAAAGTTTGAggtagagaaagaaaaacagaaggCTGAAGAAGCAGCTGCAGATACAGGTGCTCTTAAAGGCTTCCAG AAGACAGTCTTTGATCTCCTCTACAAGGTTGCAGACCTCCCTTTCTTGGGCGAACACAAGCTCAAAGTCTTG GATCTTCTTGAAAAAGCTGAGAAACAGCCAAACCTCACAATTGGTGTTATCATCTCGATCATAGTTGTTATCTTCACACTTCTGTTGAAGATCATCTTTGGCGGGAAGAAGCCT GCTAGAGCTAGGGAGGAGCCAGAGAAGACTGATGCTCCCGAGTCTTCAAGTAATCAAGAAACCACTGAAGAGACCACTGAAGAGAAGGAAGAGCCAAATGAGGATGCAGGTGCTGCACCACGTAGGAGGATCAGGCGTGATAACTGA